From Quercus lobata isolate SW786 chromosome 1, ValleyOak3.0 Primary Assembly, whole genome shotgun sequence, one genomic window encodes:
- the LOC115980003 gene encoding uncharacterized protein At4g22758-like — protein MPNSKSHRRVPEEKNRRGKLAHRASSFHGQSHLTMAAELRRPNTTPELLSYKNVVGSTPMEGRPPAARLTKLLLNVTIQGSLGPVQVVMSPELTVGDLVAAAVKIYAKECRRPILPTTDPAMFDLHYSLFSLESLDREEKLMALGSRNFFLCNKRTALDGGVTTSCSTQAEKDSKTGFAWLKFMDFLL, from the exons ATGCCGAATTCGAAGAGTCACCGTAGAGTACCGGAGGAGAAGAACCGGAGGGGAAAACTAGCGCATAGAGCGTCGTCGTTTCACGGACAAAGTCATCTTACTATGGCGGCGGAGCTTCGCCGGCCGAATACGACGCCGGAACTGCTATCGTACAAGAACGTAGTTGGATCGACGCCGATGGAAGGACGGCCACCGGCGGCGAGGCTGACGAAGTTGTTGTTGAACGTGACGATCCAGGGGAGTCTCGGCCCCGTACAAGTGGTCATGTCGCCGGAATTGACGGTAGGCGATCTCGTCGCCGCCGCAGTGAAGATTTACGCTAAAGAGTGTCGCCGGCCAATCTTGCCGACCACCGATCCGGCCATGTTCGACCTCCACTACTCGCTGTTCAGCTTAGAAA GTTTGGACAGAGAGGAGAAGCTGATGGCATTGGGATCGAGGAACTTTTTCCTGTGTAACAAAAGGACTGCGTTGGACGGTGGCGTAACGACGTCGTGTTCCACGCAAGCTGAGAAAGATTCAAAGACTGGCTTTGCTTGGCTCAAGTTCATGGATTTCTTGCTGTGA
- the LOC115995403 gene encoding uncharacterized protein LOC115995403 codes for MVRTRSRATSPGRQGSRGASSDPQRDRQSAPVMQTSSVQNMQSMAAAMAELTRQNQELRMEISQRRQTREEHAGQTQGHGDKENTEVGSQFRGTTSRVVPHLKEEMDQMKKVMEEMKENMRRTNPIEDLVHRTDSPFTASINGHPLPSKFKLPSLDSYDGTRDPFDHIATFKTTMHLQGVPDEIMCRAFPTTLKGPARVWFSKIPPSSVSSFEELSKLFVNNFIGGQRHKRSSSSLLTIEQGENESLRSFITRFNREALVDEVDDKLLLAAFHNGINSDLFIHKLYEKEPQTMAELVLMQIKDDPSLKWPEKMKGDPNKRNKNKYCRFHRDHGHDTDECYDLKQQIENLIRQGKLKHFVGRDRTDEKLKGKMEESSRPPLGEIRIIVGGNLMGRSSKSKKTYLKAVQNVQLSGRPPRTRLMDEPTISFTDEDAERIHHPHDDAIVITLLIADYTTRRVLVDNGSSADILYYPAFQQMRLGRDQLRPVCSPLIGFGGMKVQPVGTITLPVVVGSYPQQITREVNFLVVDCTSSYNAIIGRPTLNSWKAITSTYHLSVKFPTEYGIGQAQGDQLAARECYLAMMALDEQMQTMSIEERKLLQSPRKCWKMFFCKKMILRNLPELEQPIRQKKRVFAPERDKAIKEEVQKLTTAKFIKEVYYPDWLANVVMDSYPLPRIDQLVDSTAGHQLLSFMDAFSGYNQIKMDEVDQEKTSFITSQGLFCYKVMPFGLKNAGATYQRLVNHMFRTQIGRNVEVYVDDMLVKSIDEGSHLDDLQETFETLRRYKMKLNPSKCAFGVSSGKFLGFMVSQRGIEANPDKIQAILNMEPPKNIKEVQSLTGRVAALNKFVSKATDKCLPFFKVLRKAFEWTDECQRAFQDLKDYLTTAPLLSPSVQGEELYLYLAVSPHAVSSALIREEGKIQKPVYYTSRALRGAEGRYPLMEKLAFALITASRKLRHYFQVHVINVMTDHPLKKAMNKLEAAGRLIQWAVELSEFDIRYQPRNAIKAQALADFIAEFTPSYEDLGEGEYNKWVVHVDGSSTLYAGGIGVVLQSPEGDKLKYRARLQYQTTNNEVEYEALLKGLELAKSVEADSILVMGDSQLVIGQVNGTCEAKEDRMKKYLRKVVRLVKKFKKADFVQVPREENVEADTLAKEASANEALDDIDGVYYMPSIDLPELMQIEGEGNWMTPIVSYLKDGRLPEEKDEARKLRVKSARYVLMDEVLYKRGFSQPLLRCLAPDEANYMLREVHKGACGNHSGARSLVHKVIRSGFYWPTIQADAKAYVKVYDQCQHFSNIPRQPAEYLTPMMAPWPFAQWGLDILGPFPTGTRQMKFLVVGIDYFTKWVEAEPLAKITQQNVKNFVWKNIGIL; via the exons ATGGTCAGGACCAGGTCGAGGGCTACTAGCCCTGGCCGTCAGGGAAGCAGAGGCGCTTCAAGTGATCCCCAGCGTGATCGCCAATCTGCACCAGTCATGCAGACGTCATCCGTTCAGAATATGCAATCCATGGCGGCTGCAATGGCGGaattgactcgccaaaaccaggAGTTAAGGATGGAGATCAGTCAGAGAAGACAGACACGTGAGGAACACGCAGGACAGACACAAGGCCATGGTGACAAAGAGAATACTGAGGTTGGAAGCCAGTttagaggcaccacttcacggGTAGTGCCACACTTGAAAGAggagatggaccaaatgaagaaagtcatggaggagatgaaggagaaCATGAGGAGAACTAATCCTATAGAGGATTTGGTCCACAGAACAGATTCTCCttttacggcttccatcaatggCCACCCCttaccatcaaagttcaaactgCCTTCCCTGGACTCGTATGATGGGACGCGTGACCCCTTTGATCACATTGCAACATTCAAGACGACAATGCACCTCCAAGGGGTCCCTGATGAAATCATGTGTCGAGCCTTCCCTACTACCCTTAAAGGCCCGGCACGAGTTTGGTTCAGTAAAATCCCCCCAAGTTCCGTAAGTTCTTTCGAAGAGTTAAGCAaattgtttgttaacaatttcatcgGGGGACAGAGGCACAAGCGCTCTTCGTCCAGCTTACTGACCATAGAACAAGGGGAGAACGAAAGCCTGCGGTCATTCATCACTCGCTTCAACAGGGAAGCCCTTGTGGACGAGGTGGACGACAAGCTTCTACTGGCAGCCTTCCACAATGGGATTAATTCGGATTTATTTATCCACAAGCTATACGAGAAGGAGCCGCAAACCATGGCCGAgctc GtgctcatgcaaatcaaagacgATCCTTCTTTAAAATGGCCAGAGAAGATGAAAGGGGATCCCAACAAGCGcaataagaacaaatattgtCGCTTTCACAGGGACCATGGGCATGACACGGATGAGTGTTATGACCTAAAACAGCAAATTGAGAACCTTATCAGGCAAGGAAAGTTGAAGCACTTTGTTGGAAGGGATCGTACAGATGAGAAGCTGAAAGGCAAAATGGAGGAATCATCCCGGCCCCCACTTGGAGAGATAAGGATTATCGTTGGAGGGAACCTGATGGGGCGATCTTCCAAGTCGAAGAAGACGTATCTCAAAGCGGTACAAAATGTCCAGCTCTCTGGACGACCACCAAGGACGAGATTAATGGACGAGCCAACCATTTCCTTCACCGATGAAGATGCTGAGAGGATCCATCACCCGCATGACGATGCGATCGTTATTACACTGCTCATTGCAGATTATACAACCAGAAGAGTGTTAGTTGATAATGGAAGTTCAGCAGACATATTGTACTACCCCGCCTTCCAACAGATGAGGCTTGGACGAGATCAACTTCGTCCAGTATGCTCACCGCTGATAGGATTTGGAGGAATGAAGGTGCAGCCCGTGGGTACCATTACATTACCAGTGGTGGTAGGGTCATACCCGCAACAGATAACCAGGGAAGTCAATTTCCTTGTGGTAGACTGTACTTCTTCATACAATGCCATCATCGGAAGACCCACTCTTAATAGTTGGAAGGCGATAACCTCAACCTACCATCTATCAGTCAAATTCCCTACGGAGTACGGGATAGGACAAGCACAAGGAGATCAGTTGGCAGCTAGAGAATGCTACTTAGCCATGATGGCTTTGGACGAACAGATGCAGACAATGAGCATCGAGGAGAGAAAGTTATTGCAGAGCCCACGGAAGTGTTGGAAGATGTTCTTTTGCAAGAAGATGATCCTGAGAAATTTACCAGAATTGGAACAG CCTATCCGTCAGAAGAAGAGGGTATTCGCTCCCGAGAGGGACAAGGCAATCAAGGAAGAAGTTCAAAAACTGACCACGGCAAAGTTCATTAAGGAAGTCTATTACCCGGATTGGTTAGCCAATGTGGTGATG gatagttatcctCTGCCGcgcattgatcaattggtggactCTACTGCTGGCCATcagttgctgagcttcatggatgccttctcAGGATATAATCAGATCAAGATGGATGAAGTCGATCAGGAAAAAACTTCCTTCATTACCAGCCAAGGCTTgttttgctacaaagtgatgcccttcggcttgaAGAACGCAGGGGCAACTTATCAAAGGTTAGTGAATCATATGTTTCGTACACAAATAGGACGGAATGTGGAGGtttatgtcgacgacatgcttgtGAAGAGCATAGACGAGGGAAGCCATCTAGACGACCTAcaggaaacctttgaaacacttcggcgatataagatgaagttgaacccaagCAAGTGTGCATTCGGAGTATCGTCGGGAAAGTTTCTGGGGTTCATGGTCTCGCAAAGAGGAATTGAGGCAAATCCGGACAAGATCCAGGCTATATTGAACATGGAGCCACCGAAGAATATTAAGGAAGTCCAATCCCTCACAGGACGAGTTGCTGCTTTGAACAAGTTTGTTTCGAAAGCCACAGATAAGTGTTTACCTTTCTTTAAAGTCCTCAGGAAGGCATTTGAGTGGACGGACGAATGCCAAAGGGCCTTCCAAGACCTGAAGGACTATCTCACAACTGCCCCATTATTAAGTCCATCCGTGCAAGGAGAAGAACTATACTTATACTTAGCGGTGTCCCCACACGCCGTAAGTTCAGCtttaatcagagaagagggaaaaatacaaaaaccggTGTACTACACTAGCCGGGCACTCAGAGGAGCAGAGGGAAGATATCCGCTCATGGAGAAATTGGCTTTTGCACTGATAACGGCTTCTAGGAAGTTGAGACATTACTTCCAagttcatgtcatcaatgtcatgacggACCATCCGCttaagaaggcaatgaacaagcTGGAAGCCGCAGGACGACTGATTCAATGGGCAGTTGAACTTAGCGAATTCGACATTCGGTACCAACCGAGAAATGCAATAAAGgctcaagccctagcagatttcATCGCAGAGTTCACTCCAAGTTACGAAGACCTGGGGGAAGGAGAGTACAACAAATGGGTCGTCCATGTAGATGGATCATCTACATTATATGCTGGAGGAATAGGAGTTGTTTTGCAGTCGCCGGAAGGGGACAAATTGAAATACAGGGCCCGTCTGCAATACCAGACTACTAACAATGAAGTGGAGTATGAAGCCCTTTTGAAGGGGTTGGAACTGGCCAAATCTGTAGAAGCAGACTCAATACTTGTCATGGGAGACTCTCAACTGGTCATAGGCCAAGTCAATGGAACATGTGAAGCCAAGGAAGACAGAATGAAGAAATACCTAAGGAAGGTAGTACGccttgtgaagaaattcaaaaaagcaGATTTTGTTCAAGTCCCAAGGGAAGAGAATGTGGAGGCAGATACTCTGGCGAAGGAAGCATCTGCGAATGAGGCGTTGGACGATATAGATGGTGTATACTACATGCCAAGTATAGACCTTCCAGAACTGATGCAGATagagggagaaggaaattggatgaccccaatagTGTCCTACTTAAAGGACGGAAGGCTtccagaagagaaggacgaagcTAGGAAGCTCAGGGTCAAGTCAGCCAGGTATGTGCTTATGGACGAGGTgttatacaagagaggtttttCCCAACCTCTCTTAAGATGTTTGGCTCCAGACGAAGCAAATTACATGTTGAGGGAGGTTCACAAAGGAGCATGCGGGAACCATTCGGGAGCCAGATCACTCGTCCATAAAGTCATCCGTAGCGGATTCTATTGGCCAACCAtccaagctgatgctaaagcatatGTCAAAGTATATGATCAATGTCAACACTTCAGCAACATTCCCAGACAACCAGCAGAATATCTCACGCCAATGATGGCcccttggccttttgcgcaatggggactagacattttggggccctTTCCGACTGGAACTCGGCAAATGAAATTTCTGGTGGTGggaatagattacttcacaaaatgggtggaagccgaACCCTTAGCCAAAATTACGCAGCAGAATGTCAAGAActtcgtctggaagaacatt GGAATTTTGTGA